In Buchananella sp. 14KM1171, the genomic stretch TCGAACGCGGCGCGGGCCCGCGCATCGGCCTCCTCCAGCAGGGCGGTGTAGGCGGCAGCGTCGTCCCTCAACTTCGCCGCGTCTATGCCCTCGATCTTGGCGAGGTCCTCGGTGAGCGCCTCCACCACCGCCACCATCTGGGTGGGGTCGGTCCAAAAGTGCGGGTCGGGCCCGGAGGCCTCACCGCCTGCGTACTCCAGCAGCTCAACGTGGTCGCCTGCCACGAAGGTGGGCGTGCCGGCGTCCGCGGCCGAGCGCACGTGGCTCAGCAGGCCCTCCTCCAGGCCCAGTCCGTTGTAGACCAGCAGGTCCGCCTTCTGCATCTTCAGCGCGTCCTGGGCGGAGACGCCAAAGGAATGCGGGTCCGCGTTCGGGGGCATGAGCACCGTGACCTCGGCCTGGTCGCCCACCAGGTTGGTCACCACGTCGCCCAGCACGTTCGTGGTCACCACCACCGACGCCCTGCCGTCGTCGCCGGTGGCGCTGCAGCCGCCCAGCGCGGCCAGTGCGGCGACGCCCACCGCCGCCGCGGCCAATCGCAGCCGCCGGCTCACAGGCCCACCGTCGCCAGCGCCACCACGCCGGGGGCGGGAATCGTGCGGGCCACGCGGGCGGAGTCGGCCGGGTCGATCTCCAGTACCTCATCGCCCTTGGCGCCCACCACGTAGGCGCGGTTCTCCGTGACGGCAATGCCCAGCTTGGCAGCCTGCGGGGAGGCTACCGCCTCGGTGACGGCGGCCTGGTTCAGACCCATCACGCTACTGCCCTCGAACACGCGCACCGCACCGGCCGCGTCCACCGCGACCACCCGGTGGGAGTCTCCGCCCAGCGCGCAGGCGGAGGCCACCGGGGCGTCGATAGCGACGCGGCCCACCTCAGCGCCCGCAGCGTCAATGAGCCACAGCGCCGAGCCGTCCCCGGAGGTCGCGGCCAGCTGAGTCTGATCGGCGCGGCCGCAGAAGCTCACCGGCAGGGCGCCGGCCTCGACGTCCAGCAGGGTGTGGCTGGCGAACACCAGCTCCTGCGCCGCGTGGTCCACGGTCGCGGTGTGCACCGTGTTGCCGCACGTCACCACCAGGGCGTCGCGGATCGCCGCCCCGCCCTTGAAGTCGGCGCAGTCGATCGGGGACTGCGCCGCCGGCAGGGACGCAGGCAGGTGGTCTCCCAGCTCACGCGAGACCAGCTTGCCGCCCTCCACGCTCACCAGCGTGTCCTCCAGCAGCGCCGCGAACTGCACCCCGGGCACCTCCAGGCCGGCCTCGGTGGCCTTGCCGGGGGTCAGCGCCTCCTTGTCCAGTACCAGCGCGGAGTCACCGGCGCGCACCAGCGCGAAATCCTCCGACGACGCTGCCGCCGCGCCCGTGCCAGGAAGATGCGCCACCATGCCGGCCGCAGCGCGGTAGTAGTGGAAGTGGTCGCCGTGCTTCCAAGACCACACGCCCGAGTCCACCAGGTGCGCCTCCGTGCCGGTCTGCACCGCCACGTAACGGCCATCGCCCACCAGCGCCACCGGCGAGTCCACGTGCGCTATCTCCTGGCTCTTCAACTCCGCCAGGTCCACCAAGGACACGTGGCCATCCCCGGTCAGCGTCACCAGGGACAGCGCCGGCTCCTTCAGCTGCTCGGCGCCCTCGACCTGGCCGTGGCCCTCATGGTCGTCGTGGCCCTCATGGTCGTGGCCATCGTGGTCGTGACCCTCGTGGCTGTGGCCGTGCTCGTGGCCGTGCTCGTGGTCATGGTCATGGTCGTGGGTGGAGCAGCCGCCCAGGAGCGCCAAGGCGCTCGCGGCGGCGACGGCTGCCAGCTTGAAAGACAGGGTGCGGGACATGGTTACTCCAAATCGGGGCTAGTTGGTCCGGGCGGCCGGGAGGGCGTCGTCGGCCAAATGGGTCGGTTCAGCCGCGCGGCGGCGGGAAAAGGCGGGCCGCAGCGCGGCACAGACCAAGAAGGTCATGCCAGAGACCACCGAGATCGAGGCCCCGGCGGCAGTGGCTGCAAACCAGGAGATGTACAGGCCGACCACGACGGCGGCCGACCCCAACAGGGCTGCCCACGCCATCACGGCCGGGATCGAGCGCGCCCACAGCGAAGCCGTGGCCGCCGGCGCCACCAGCAGCGCCACCACCAACAGCGAACCGATCGCGCGGTAAGAGGCGACCACCGCGATAGTCACCAGGATCGTCAACGCCACCTGGGCCAGGCGCGGGCGCATACCGAGCGTCTTGGCCAGGTTCTGGTCCAGGGCCAGCGCGGTCAGCGGGCGGCGCAGCAGGAAGGCCAACGCCACCGTCAAGGCCAGGCCACCGGAGAGGATCCACAGCTCCGGGGTGGAGATCGCCAGGATATCGCCGAACAGGATCGTGGTCAGGTCCGTGGCGAAATTGCGCGACCGCGACACGATGATCACGCCCAGCGACAGCATGATGACGAAGGCGATACCGATCGCCGTGTCCTGGCTCAACCTGGCGCGGCGGGTGAGCCAGCCGATCCCCATCGCCATCACCAGCGCAGAGATGCCCGCGCCCAGCAGCGGGGAAGCGCCCGCCACCGCCGCGATCGCCACGCCGGGCAGCATGCCGTGGGAGACGGCCTCCCCCAGGAAGGCCATCCCGCGCACCACCACCCAGGTCCCCGCCACCGCGCAGATCAAGGCAGCCAGGATGCCGCCCCACAGGGCGTTGGTGAAGAAGGCGGCCTCGAGCGGTTCCAGCAGGGCCTGGAGAATCGACATGGCGCCAGTCTAAATGCGAATCATTCTCGCTGGCAGGGGTAGTCTGGTCACATGCGCGCCGACTCCATGCCCAGCCCCGCCGACGTCCCCGGAGGCGCCGGTTTAGCCGGCGCCCGCCAAGGGGCCGAGGGCGCCGCGCAGGGCCTGCGCCTACACGGCGTGACTGTGCGGCGCGGCGAGATCCTTGCCCTGGACGACGTCGACGTCCACCTGCCCGCAGGCGCCATCACCCTCCTGTGGGGCGGCAACGGATGCGGCAAGACCACCATGCTGCTGGCGCTGGCCGGCTGCCTCGAGATCGAGGGCGGACACATCGACGGCCTGGCCGGGCAGCGAGTCGCCCTGGTGCCGCAAGCCCCGCCCACCCCCGAGCGCCTGCCCCTGACCGTGCGCGCCGCAGTCGAGATGGGATGCTGGCCCGCGCGCGGGCTCATGGCCGGCCTGACTGCGCGGGACCGGCAGCGCGTGGACGACGCCATGGCAGTCATGCGCATCACCGACCTGGCCGGGCGGCAACTCTCCCGCGTCTCCGGCGGTCAGCGCCAGCGTGCCCTGGTGGCGCAGGCCCTGGTCCAGCGCGCCCCCATCCTGCTGGCCGACGAGCCCACCGCCGCAGCCGACGTCGCCTCCACCGAGATCATCCACCGCGTGCTGCGCGAGGAGGCCGACCGTGGGGCCGTGGTGGTCGTGGCCTCCCACGACCCCGAGGTGCGCGAGCTGGCCGATCACGTCGTCGAGATGCGCGCCGGGCGGATCATCGCCTAGGCGCCCCGGACAGGCGGCTGGCGGTGGGGCCGTTTGGTGGCCGCTGCGCCGGGCGGGTTGTTCCGGTGCGGGGTCGGTGGGGCGTCGTGCATGAAGGTGGCGCTGCGCCGGGCGGCCATTTCGCCAAGCGTGGCACGGGCAGTGCGCAACCGATTGAGGGGTTAGTGCACCGACTGAGCGTTTTCCCGACCGATTGAGGTTTTGGTGCACCGATTGAGGGCTTACCGGAGTGGGTAACACCTCGAGAGGTGCACCAACCCTACGAAAGGTGCACCAACCCTACGAGAGGTTCACTAAGCCCTCGAACGGTTGCGCAACGCTAGGCGGCGCCTTGCCTGTGGAAAACTCTCGGAGCTGCACAAATGCGAGGGCGGATCGCGTTTGTCGAGTTGGTGCGGCTAGATCAGAGGCATGCAAGTGAACATGTCAGACCTTGTCCTCACCGCTGGGCGTGAGGCCGCCAGTTTCGAGCCAGGGCAGCTGGTGCGCATCCGTAGGGGCGTGGCGCTCCGCTTGCCGCCGGGGGCAGTCGGTGCGCCACGGTGGGAGATTGTCAGTGCGGTCGGGCAGGCCCGGATCCTGGCCACGCAGGCGACTGCGAAGCTGCCGCTGGTGTTCACGAACGAGTCCGCCCTGCTGCTAATGGGCATCGACGGGTGGGTGCAGAACCCCGATGTGCTGGTCAGGTGCGATGGGCGGAAAATGCCGCAAACTCTCCCGGCCGTGCAGGTGGGCAAGACCGTCGTGCCGGGCGTCGAACGCAGGCAGAGCTGGGCGCGCGCCCCGCTGCCGCCGCGCCGATGCCGGGGCGTGATGGTGGACGATCCGGCTGTCGTCGCGGTTCATTTCGCCGCGACCAGCCACCCGCTCGAGGCGGTTGTGGCGCTGAGTGGCCTGATGCGGCTCATGGTGTTGGAGGCCTGCGGGGGCCGGGCGAGTCGGGAGGCGATCGCCGCCCAGGCGCCGCAGGTGCGCGCTCGCCTGCACGGGCTGGTGGAGGGGCTGAGCTACGTCCCGGATCGGCGGCGTGCCCACCAGCTCATCAACGCGGCCGACCCCGGCTGCGAGAGCCTGGGGGAGCGAGTGGTGCTGTACGTGCTTTCCACGTTGACGGGCGCGCCGGTTGTCTGCCAGCAGAGCGTGGAGGCGGGGGGACGCAGTTACTTCGTGGATTTGGCGGTGCCGCATCTTCGGTTGGCTATCGAGTTCGATGGTGTCTCCAAGTTGGGGAGCACCGACCGGGAGCTGCGCGAGTCGCGCTACGCGTGGGTGGAGCGCCAGGCCGCGATCGTGAACGCCGGGTGGCGGGTGGTGCGCTACCGCTGGGAGGACCTGCGGGACTTGTCTGCGTTGAGGTCGGCCCTTGTGCGGGATGGTGCCTTGGGGGACGACGTTGCCGGGGCCCACACCTCCCTTTGGATTCCGCCGGGCAAAGCCGAGCTGGAACGGTGGGGGAGGTGACCCGCCCGGTCGGCGTGGCCCGGGCTTGGCGGCAGGGGGCGGTGTGCCTGGGCCTGTCGCGCGAAGGTGCGCGTCGGCGTGGCCCGGTTCGCGCCTTCGCGCGCCGGCCCGGTTAGGTCAGCGAGAGGAACAGCTTCTCCAGCTCCGCCTGGGTGAGTGGGGGATTGGCGGCGTTGGCCGTGCTGCCTGCGTTGCCGGTGTTGGTCGCGTTGGAAGGGTGGCCGGTGGCAGCGTCGTCCACTCCGGCCTGCGTGGCGGGCGAATCGGGGGAAAGGGAGCCCGAACCGGTGGGGGAAGTGGCGGCGCCGGTGGCGGTCTCAGCGCTCGCGGCGGAGTTTGTGGCGCCGGTGGCGGTCTCAGCGCTCGCGGCGGAGTTTGCGGCGCCGGTGGTGGCCTCGGCGATGGCGCAGTTGCGCATGGCGGCGGCGATGATGGCGAAGCCGGCCTTGTCCAGGGCGGAGGTGACGGCGGCGAGCTGGG encodes the following:
- the aztC gene encoding zinc ABC transporter substrate-binding protein AztC translates to MSRRLRLAAAAVGVAALAALGGCSATGDDGRASVVVTTNVLGDVVTNLVGDQAEVTVLMPPNADPHSFGVSAQDALKMQKADLLVYNGLGLEEGLLSHVRSAADAGTPTFVAGDHVELLEYAGGEASGPDPHFWTDPTQMVAVVEALTEDLAKIEGIDAAKLRDDAAAYTALLEEADARARAAFEAIPAQQRALVTNHHVFGYLARRYDFRVIGAVIPGGATLAAPSAADLADLADAVKEAGVGAIFADVSSPDKLINTLAEHTGMDIEVVPLFTESLSEPGGEAPTYLEMLRVNTERIARALG
- the aztB gene encoding zinc ABC transporter permease AztB encodes the protein MSILQALLEPLEAAFFTNALWGGILAALICAVAGTWVVVRGMAFLGEAVSHGMLPGVAIAAVAGASPLLGAGISALVMAMGIGWLTRRARLSQDTAIGIAFVIMLSLGVIIVSRSRNFATDLTTILFGDILAISTPELWILSGGLALTVALAFLLRRPLTALALDQNLAKTLGMRPRLAQVALTILVTIAVVASYRAIGSLLVVALLVAPAATASLWARSIPAVMAWAALLGSAAVVVGLYISWFAATAAGASISVVSGMTFLVCAALRPAFSRRRAAEPTHLADDALPAARTN
- a CDS encoding metal ABC transporter ATP-binding protein; protein product: MRADSMPSPADVPGGAGLAGARQGAEGAAQGLRLHGVTVRRGEILALDDVDVHLPAGAITLLWGGNGCGKTTMLLALAGCLEIEGGHIDGLAGQRVALVPQAPPTPERLPLTVRAAVEMGCWPARGLMAGLTARDRQRVDDAMAVMRITDLAGRQLSRVSGGQRQRALVAQALVQRAPILLADEPTAAADVASTEIIHRVLREEADRGAVVVVASHDPEVRELADHVVEMRAGRIIA
- a CDS encoding metal-sensitive transcriptional regulator, giving the protein MTAPTPAPEDSAASHRRILNRLKRARGQLNALIESFESGADCRSAVTQLAAVTSALDKAGFAIIAAAMRNCAIAEATTGAANSAASAETATGATNSAASAETATGAATSPTGSGSLSPDSPATQAGVDDAATGHPSNATNTGNAGSTANAANPPLTQAELEKLFLSLT